The segment ATCATGGTGAaaaaccgctacccgctaccactcatctcctcggcCTTCGACCCACTCCAGGGGGCCACCGTGTTCTCCATGCTGGACCTACGGAACGCCTAGCACCTGGTGCAGATACGggaaggggacgagtggaagactgccTTCAACACGGCCAGCGGTCACTACGAGTATCTGGTCATGCCGTTCGGCCATACCAACGCCCCtactgtgttccaggctctggttaaTGATGTTCTCCGCGACATGTTGAATCAGTTCGTCTTTGTCTACCTTGAAGACATCCTCGTCTTCTCCCGCTCCAAACTTACATTGTAAAACCTATGATAGCCAACTTTCTTACTCCGCCCATAAGTTTTGGACTTTATAACACTCCCAGAAAGCATGAATTATTAAGTCATTGTttgttttacacttaagacatgactctaccatggtgctgtagaatttgtgtattttgtctcttgtataatatattctatacattagtttatacttGATTAAGCTTACATTTCTGTTAGCTGTAATTTTGTTATTTATGTTCCAACAGTTCTTTTTAGGTCTTGGTTCCAGTATTTTATATATCTTTTCAAAGAGTGTTATTTGAATtggctctctgcaaggttttgtaggctatatcttacctatcatatgagtatccttttctgactcaaataggaTATCCTCAACATTGCTTTGCTGTCCAAAATATTTCAGATTGAAATTTCATGATATAAAACTTTTAAATTGCAtatcatttaaaaaatacaatGCTTTATTTCAAATGTAGACATTATAAAGATATCTGTTAAATGAAATAATCTAACAAGCTAAACTACCCCCTCCACCCACCCCCATTACTAAGCCAAAGCCAAAAAATCAAAGCATTATAATATCATGCAACATTTGATTAGGGTCTAAATCCTCTCGCTTGCAATCAGAAATGACAGCTCATGGCCAGATAGATATTATGGACTGACTGTGAACTCATTCTCTGCCCTCATCTCCCGTCTTTAGTTTGCCATGGCGACCGTGGTGATGGAGCAGATTGGTCGCCTGTTCATCAATGCTCAACAGTTGCGTCAGATTCCTCAGCTGCTCGAGTCGGCCTTCCCTACTCTGCCCTGCACCGTGAAGGCCCACGATGTGCCCTGGGTGTTCCGTGAGCCTCACATCATTGGAGGCTACAGGCAGCCGGAACACAGCTGGCGCTACTACTTCCTCACCCTCTTCCAGAGGCACAACGAGGCACTCAACGTTTGGACCCACCTGCTCGCCGCCTTCATCATCCTGGTCAAGTGCCAGGAGCTGTCCGAGACAGTGGATTTCCTCCGTGACCCCCACGCCCAGCCCCTGTTTATCGTCCTCCTCTCAGCCTTCACCTACCTGTCGTGCAGTGCCCTGGCCCACCTGCTCAACGCCAAGTCCGAGCTCTCCCACTACACCTTCTACTTCCTGGACTATGTGGGCGTGGCCATCTACCAGTATGGCAGCGCCCTGGCCCACTTTTACTATGCAATCGAGGAAGGCTGGCACGCCCGGGTGCGAGGGATCTTCCTGCCCACCGCAGCGTTCCTAGCCTGGTTCTCGTGCTTCGGCTGCTGCTATGGCAAGTATGCCAGCCCGAGGCTGCCCAAGTTTGCCCACAAGCTATTCCAGGTGGTGCCCTCGGGCCTGGCCTACTGCCTGGACATTAGCCCCGTGCTGCACCGCATCTACAGCTGCCACCAGCAGGAGGGGGGCTGCTCGAACCAGGCTGTGGCTTACCACCGCTACCAGGTACTCTTTTTCCTAGTGAGCGCCTACTTCTTTTCCTGCCCCCACCCAGAGCGCTGGCTGCCCGGGCGATGTGACTTCATTGGCCAGGGCCACCAGATCTTCCACGTTTTCCTGGTGCTGTGCACCCTGGTGCAGATCGAGGCGACACGCATAGACTACATTGAGCGGAGGCCCCTCTACGAGCGTCTCCACGGCAACCTGGCCCATGATGCAGTGGCGCTCTTCATCTTCACGGCATGCTGCAGCGCGCTCACTGCCTTCTACGTGCGGAAACGTGTGCAGGCGCAAATGTGCGAGAAAGAAGAGTAGGAGCTGTCAGGACAGAGGGATGAAGGAGGATAAGGGAGAAAGACTAATCTGATTTACACTGGAAAGCTAAAAAAGACAAGAGATTAAAGCAATCAGACTGTTCATTTTGTAAAAACAATGACCTGCTGTTTTTTTCTGTTCTTTTATTGTGGCCTGCCAAATGACATTTTAAACTGGCAACATAGATTGTCTTGTGATTGACCTTCCAGGAAGACAGAAACATCCTGGTAGTTTCTTTCTGTCACATCACAAGCAGTCCCTGTAACACTCCAAATAACATCTTTGCACTTCACAGAGAGGGTAAAATGAAGGTCGGAATTGAGACTTTTTTATTGTGTTGATTTTCCTCTTAATTTTCCACTCTCTACTGTGAGATCACATGTCATGGCCTGGTTACCTACTGAATAGTCTGAATGGCTGTTTGACTACATACTGTACTGACTGACCGACACCAAGCATGACACTAACCATCTCAATAGAGGTATGCAGGAAAGAATGGAAAGTATACCCACGTTGCCCTTAAGTGGATaatcaaataaataattataataGTTTAATAATTTCTCACCAGCTTTATTTCTTAAAAGTACAATGTGAGTTTCAAAGCGATTTGACTCCCAAGTCAAATGTTAATGCTTAATGAAGATCAGTATTCTTTTTTAAAAATCCTTGGTTAACTAATGAAATTCCAGTAAGCTGCAAGTAAACACCTCCAAATGCTGTCTCCCCTACTCATTCTCTGTGTTTTATCTACCATTTTCTCTGCCCATTTTCTCCAAAGCTATGTTCGATCAATGATTGAGATGCCTATACGGGGTGTCAGATATAATAGACTGGCAGTTAGACTGGGCAAGAGGCATAGCGCACACAATTTGCAAACCAAACCGAACATTTCTCCTCTAAGATACATATATTGGCCATTTTACTAACATGTGGATTGATCATGTCAAAGAACAAAGCTGGCACTCTTAGGATAGTTGGCATAAGAAATGGATGGAACTATGTGCCCAACATTACTATGATGTCTCTTTGTCGTTGTGATAATATGCATTTTGCATTCAAGGGCTGGAACTTCAGCTTTTGCCTTTTCACACCCGATGATGTCAATGCCTTTGTGTGTATTGTTCAGTCTTTTCATGGACTTGACTTTACTCACAAAAGGGCTGTCTGAGTACTTAGTATGGTGACTTACTGTTTGTACATTTGTATATGTATGGTtgggtatgtacagttgaagtcggaagtttacatacacttaagttgcagtcattaaaacaaatttttaaacgactccacaaatttcttgttaacaaacggtagttttggcaagtcggttaggacatctactttgtccatgacacaagtcatttttccaacaattgtttacagacagattatttaacttataattcctTATATCataattccaatgggtcagaagtttaaattgactgtgcctttaaaacgcttggaaaattccagaaaattatgtcatggcttcagaagcttctgataggctaattgacatcatttgagtcaattgaaggtgtacctgtggatgtatttcaaggcctaccttcaaactcaatgcctctttgcttgacatcatgggaaaaacaaaagaaatcagccaagacctcagaaaataaaagtctggttcatccttgggagcaatttccaaccgcctgaaggtaccacgttcatctttacaaacaatagtatgcaagtataaaccccatgggaccacgcagccatcataccactcaggaaggagacacattctgtctcctagagatgaatgtactttggtgtgaaaagtgaaaatcaatcccagaacaacagcaaaggaccttgtggagatgctggaggaaaccggtacaaaagtatctatatccacagtaaaacgagtcctatatcgacataacctgaaaggccgctcagcaagaaagaagccactgctccaaaacctcaataaaaaagtcagactacggtttgcaactgcacatgggaacaaagaacatactttttggagaaatgtcctctggtctgatgaaacaaaaatagaacggtttggccataatgaacatcgttatgcttggaggaaaagggtgaagcttgcaagccgaagaacaccatccgaattgtgaagcacgggggtggcagcattatgttgtgggggtgctttgctgatggagggactagtgcacttcacaaaatagatggcatcataagggaggaaaattatgtggatatattgaagcaacatctcaagacatcagtcaggaagttgaaacttggtcgcaaatgggtcttcctaatggacaatgaccccaagcatacttccaaagttgtggcaaaatggcttaaggacaacaaagtcaaggtattggagtggtcatcacaaagccctgacctcaatcctatagaaaatgtgtgagcagaactgaaaaagcgcttgcgagcaagtaggcctacaaacctgactccgttacaccaactctgtcaggaggaatgggccaaaattcacccaacctattgtgggaagcttgtggaaggctacccgaaacatttgacccaggttaaacattttaaaatcaatgctaccaaatactgaatTGAGTGTATAttaacttctgatccactgggaatgtgatgaaataaatgaaagctgaaataatgTCACGTCCtaaccttagtattctttgttttctttattattttg is part of the Salvelinus fontinalis isolate EN_2023a chromosome 6, ASM2944872v1, whole genome shotgun sequence genome and harbors:
- the LOC129857826 gene encoding membrane progestin receptor alpha-B-like, with translation MATVVMEQIGRLFINAQQLRQIPQLLESAFPTLPCTVKAHDVPWVFREPHIIGGYRQPEHSWRYYFLTLFQRHNEALNVWTHLLAAFIILVKCQELSETVDFLRDPHAQPLFIVLLSAFTYLSCSALAHLLNAKSELSHYTFYFLDYVGVAIYQYGSALAHFYYAIEEGWHARVRGIFLPTAAFLAWFSCFGCCYGKYASPRLPKFAHKLFQVVPSGLAYCLDISPVLHRIYSCHQQEGGCSNQAVAYHRYQVLFFLVSAYFFSCPHPERWLPGRCDFIGQGHQIFHVFLVLCTLVQIEATRIDYIERRPLYERLHGNLAHDAVALFIFTACCSALTAFYVRKRVQAQMCEKEE